A part of Capsicum annuum cultivar UCD-10X-F1 chromosome 6, UCD10Xv1.1, whole genome shotgun sequence genomic DNA contains:
- the LOC107874592 gene encoding cytochrome P450 714C2-like produces MLLSSIALVCVLGLFFHLYNSLITKPRKLQLALRKQGIIGPHPKFLLGNILEMKKSREAAAKIVSNNGDFIDSHNCGATLLPFFDQWQRKYGDVFMFSLGNTQIVHVTQPEMVREITTCTSLDLGKPTYQARERGSLLGNGILTSNGPFWAHQRKILAPELYMEKVKGMINLVQDSALTLLSSWNDQIEAEGGIADIKIDPYMRSFSGDVISKACFGSNFSKGKKIFFKLRALQQASSKTVLSTGIPGARYIPSKNNREIWGLEKEIKALILKIVKEKRREEASATSENKDLLQMVLEGATIEMTTQNAIDTFIVDNCKNIYLAGYETTAVAATWCLMLLAANPIWQQHVRDEVMQICKGHEAPDADMIRQMKQLTMVINESLRLYPPVAVISREAVKDMKFGEINVPKSVNIWTLVTTLHTDPKIWGTDSYKFNPERFANGIRGACKFPQVYMPFGVGPRVCLGQNLAMVELKILISLILTKFSFTISSKYVHSPALNLVIEPGHGVYLSLRKL; encoded by the exons ATGTTGTTATCATCAATAGCCTTAGTGTGTGTACTAggtttattttttcatctttataATTCACTAATAACAAAACCAAGAAAgcttcaattagctcttagaaAGCAGGGTATAATTGGTCCACACCCAAAATTTCTTCTTGGTAACATTTTAGAGATGAAAAAATCACGTGAAGCTGCTGCAAAAATTGTTTCAAATAATGGAGATTTTATAGACTCCCATAACTGTGGAGCAACTCTTCTTCCCTTCTTTGATCAATGGCAGAGAAAATATG GTGATGTATTCATGTTTTCTCTTGGCAACACacaaattgtgcatgtgacacaaCCAGAAATGGTGAGAGAGATCACTACTTGCACATCCTTGGATTTGGGTAAGCCCACATATCAAGCAAGAGAGAGGGGCTCTTTGCTAGGCAATGGGATTTTAACTTCAAATGGACCTTTTTGggctcatcaaagaaaaattcttgCTCCTGAGTTGTATATGGAAAAAGTCAAG GGTATGATAAATTTAGTACAAGATTCTGCATTAACATTGTTGAGTTCATGGAATGATCAAATCGAAGCTGAAGGTGGAATTGCTGATATCAAAATTGATCCATACATGAGAAGCTTTTCTGGAGATGTTATTTCTAAAGCATGTTTTGGAAGCAATTTttccaaaggaaaaaaaatcttttttaagcTTAGAGCTCTTCAGCAGGCTTCTTCCAAAACTGTCCTCTCTACCGGAATTCCCGGTGCGAG atatattccTAGCAAGAACAACAGGGAGATATGGGGGTTAGAGAAGGAAATCAAAGCATTGATCTTGAAAATAGTcaaggaaaaaagaagagaagaagcaTCTGCTACAAGTGAAAATAAAGATTTACTACAAATGGTTCTTGAAGGAGCTACAATAGAAATGACTACTCAAAATGCAATTGATACATTCATAGTTGATAACTGCAAAAACATTTACTTGGCTGGTTATGAGACCACTGCTGTTGCTGCAACTTGGTGCCTCATGCTTTTGGCTGCAAATCCAATTTGGCAACAGCATGTTCGTGATGAGGTAATGCAGATTTGTAAGGGTCATGAGGCTCCTGATGCTGACATGATTCGACAGATGAAACAG TTAACGATGGTGATTAACGAATCATTGCGTCTTTATCCACCAGTAGCAGTGATATCAAGAGAAGCAGTAAAAGACATGAAATTTGGTGAAATTAATGTTCCTAAAAGTGTCAATATTTGGACATTGGTTACAACTTTACACACTGATCCAAAAATATGGGGAACAGATTCTTACAAGTTTAATCCAGAAAGATTTGCAAATGGAATTAGAGGTGCATGTAAATTTCCACAGGTGTACATGCCTTTTGGGGTTGGACCAAGGGTGTGTTTGGGACAAAATTTGGCTATGGTGGAACTTAAAATACTCATTtctttaattttgaccaaattttcTTTCACTATTTCATCAAAGTATGTTCATTCTCCAGCTTTGAATTTGGTCATTGAGCCTGGACATGGTGTGTATCTATCACTGAGGAAGTTGTGA
- the LOC107875397 gene encoding cytochrome b-c1 complex subunit 8 yields the protein MGKQPVKLKAVVYALSPFQQKIMTGLWKDLPGKIHHKVSENWISASLLLGPLIGVHSYVQHFQEKEKLEHRY from the exons ATGGGGAAACAACCAGTAAAACTGAAAGCAGTTGTTTACGCTTTATCTCCATTCCAGCAGAAGATTATGACCGGTCTATGGAAGGATCTTCCCGGTAAAATCCATCACAAAGTCTCTGAAAATTGGATCAGTGCTTCTCTATTGCTCGGTCCTCTCATCGGCGTTCACTC GTATGTGCAGCACTTCCAGGAGAAGGAGAAGTTAGAACACAGATACTAA
- the LOC107875395 gene encoding KH domain-containing protein At3g08620: MSNLYNHNLNFSPARAVSPHIRSNQDVDSNQYLTELLAERQKFAPFMQVLPICSKLLNNEILRLSGMLPNQVLSDYDRLQRGSPSPVGSFDMMQHIGGKSLGGWNGNGWNAFPEQRFGGSQGRPIDWQASPGSPSSFVVKRMVRIDIPVDRYPNFNFVGRLLGPRGNSLKRVEASTGCRVFIRGKGSIKDPEKEESLRGLPGYEHLNEPLHVLLEAELPINIVDIKLKQAGQIIEELLTPVDESQDLYKRQQLRELALLNNNFREESPQPRGSLSPFSSTGMKRAKTGW, encoded by the exons ATGTCTAATTTGTATAATCACAACTTGAATTTTTCACCAGCAAGAGCTGTTTCTCCTCATATAAGGAGCAACCAAGATGTTGATAG TAATCAGTACTTGACAGAGTTGTTAGCAGAAAGGCAGAAGTTTGCACCCTTTATGCAAGTTCTTCCAATATGCAGCAAGCTCTTGAATAATG AAATACTAAGACTTTCTGGAATGCTTCCCAACCAAGTACTCAGTGATTATGACAGACTACAGCGTGGAAGCCCTAGTCCTGTGGGTTCATTTGACATGATGCAACATATTGGAGGAAAAAGTTTAGGTGGCTGGAACGGAAATGGATGGAATGCTTTTCCAGAG CAAAGGTTTGGTGGATCACAGGGAAGGCCCATCGACTGGCAAGCTTCACCAGGAAGTCCAAGTTCATTTGTTGTGAAGCGGATGGTGCGGATAGATATACCTGTTGACAGATATCCGAAT TTCAACTTTGTTGGACGGCTTTTAGGACCTCGAGGTAATTCCCTGAAGCGGGTGGAAGCATCCACTGGATGTCGCGTGTTTATAAGAGGAAAGGGTTCAATAAAAGACCCTGAAAAA GAGGAGAGTCTGAGAGGCCTTCCGGGTTATGAGCACCTCAATGAGCCCCTGCATGTTCTACTTGAGGCAGAATTACCCATCAATATAGTTGACATCAAGTTGAAACAAGCTGGCCAAATTATTGAAGAGTTGCTCACACCTGTG GACGAGTCGCAGGACTTATATAAAAGGCAACAGCTTAGAGAGCTTGCTTTGCTGAATAACAATTTTAGGGAAGAGAGCCCGCAGCCAAGGGGTAGTCTATCTCCTTTCAGTTCAACTGGGATGAAGCGAGCCAAAACTGGTTGGTGA